One window from the genome of Grus americana isolate bGruAme1 chromosome 14, bGruAme1.mat, whole genome shotgun sequence encodes:
- the HNRNPAB gene encoding heterogeneous nuclear ribonucleoprotein A/B isoform X1: protein MSEAEQQLAAAAGATQNGHEAAESAGEQQAETGGAPAAAGAAAAVAATAGTAAAGAGPAAGTAGAAASQNGAEGDQINASKNEEDAGKMFVGGLSWDTSKKDLKDYFTKFGEVTDCTIKMDPNTGRSRGFGFILFKEPGSVEKVLEQKEHRLDGRLIDPKKAMAMKKDPVKKIFVGGLNPEATEEKIREYFGEFGEIEAIELPMDPKTNKRRGFVFITFKEEDPVKKVLEKKFHNVSGSKCEIKVAQPKEVYQQQQFSSGGGRGSYGGRGRGGRGGAQSQNWNQGYGNYWNQGYGNQGYGYQQGYGGYGGYDYSGYGYYGYGPGYDYSQGSANYGKTPRRGGHQNNYKPY from the exons ATGTCCGAAGCGGAGCAGCAGTTGGCGGCCGCCGCCGGCGCCACCCAGAACGGGCACGAAGCGGCCGAGAGCGCCGGAGAGCAGCAGGCCGAAACCGGCGGGgctccggcggcggcgggcgcagCGGCGGCGGTTGCAGCGACGGCGGGAACAGCGGCGGCAGGAGCCGGACCGGCGGCGGGAACAGCGGGGGCGGCCGCCAGCCAGAACGGAGCCGAAGGCGACCAGATCAACGCCAGCAAGAACGAGGAGGACGCGGG GAAGATGTTTGTTGGCGGCCTCAGTTGGGATACAAGCAAAAAAGACTTGAAAGATTACTTCACCAAATTTGGTGAGGTAACCGACTGTACGATAAAGATGGACCCTAACACAGGAAGATCCAGAGGCTTTGGATTTATTCTCTTCAAAGAACCCGGGAGTGTTGAAAAG GTTCTGGAACAGAAAGAACACAGGCTAGATGGACGACTAATTGACCCTAAGAAGGCCATGGCAATGAAAAAGGATccagtgaagaaaatatttgttggTGGACTAAACCCAGAagccacagaagagaaaatcagGGAATACTTTGGAGAGTTTGGAGAG ATTGAAGCAATTGAACTTCCAATGGATCCAAAGACCAACAAAAGGAGGGGGTTTGTCTTCATCACTTTCAAGGAAGAGGATCCAGTGAAGAAGGTTTTGGAGAAGAAATTCCATAACGTCAGTGGAAGCAAG tgcgAGATTAAGGTAGCACAGCCAAAAGAAGTATACCAGCAGCAACAGTTCAGTAGTGGCGGAGGAAGAGGTAGCTatggaggaagaggcagaggtGGAAGAGGCGGTG CTCAAAGTCAAAATTGGAATCAAGGTTATGGCAATTACTGGAACCAGGGTTATGGGAATCAAGGATACGGCTATCAGCAAGGTTATGGTGGCTATGGAGGCTATGATTATTCAGGATATGGGTATTATGGATATGGACCAGGCTATGATTACA GTCAAGGCAGTGCAAATTATGGGAAGACACCAAGACGTGGTGGTCATCAGAATAACTACAAGCCATATTGA
- the PHYKPL gene encoding 5-phosphohydroxy-L-lysine phospho-lyase isoform X1, giving the protein MWQGQRSRQETLALRQQLIGSSCKLFFSNDPVKIVKAKGQYMYDENGRRYLDCINNVAHVGHCHPDIVKAAHEQNQLLNTNSRYLHDNLVDYAERLSKTLPEKLCIFYFLNSGSEANDLALRLARQYTKREDVIVLDHAYHGHLTSLIDISPYKFRNLEGQKEWVHVAPVPDTYRGVYREDHEDSVTAYANEVKIIIEQAQEKGRKIAAFFVESLPSVGGQIIPPPGYFQKVAEHVHKAGGVFIADEIQVGFGRVGRHFWAFQLQGEDFIPDIVTMGKPIGNGHPIACVATTKEIAEAFAATGVEYFNTFGGNPVSCAIGLAVLDVIEKEHLQAHAMEIGNFLMKLLKEQKTKHPIIGDVRGSGLFIGVDLIKDQAERTPATEEAEYLITRLKEEYILLSTDGPGRNVLKFKPPMCFNMEDAKFVVDTIDKVLTEMEKECLNQQKTSTCST; this is encoded by the exons ATGTGGCAGGGGCAGCGCTCCCGGCAGGAGACCCTGGCCTTGCGGCAGCAGCTCATCGG CTCTTCTTGCaagctgtttttttctaatgatcCGGTGAAGATCGTAAAGGCGAAAGGCCAGTATATGTATGATGAGAATGGAAGACGGTACCTTGACTGCATAAACAATGTTGCTCATG TTGGACATTGTCACCCCGATATAGTAAAAGCGGCCCATGAACAAAATCAATTGTTAAATACAAATTCTCGTTATCTTCATGACAACTTGGTTGATTATGCAGAGAGACTTTCAAAAACGCTACCTGAGAAGTTatgcatcttttattttttgaactCTGG ATCTGAAGCTAACGATCTTGCCCTACGATTGGCACGCCAGTATACAAAACGTGAAGATGTTATAGTTTTAGACCA TGCTTACCACGGACATCTGACATCCTTGATTGACATAAGCCCATATAAATTCAGAAATCTAGAAGGACAAAAGGAATGGGTCCACGTG GCTCCAGTTCCAGACACATACAGAGGAGTTTACAGAGAAGACCATGAAGATTCAGTAACAGCCTATGCTAACGAAGTGAAAATCATTATTGAGCAAGCacaggagaaaggcagaaag attgctgctttttttgttgaatCTCTGCCGAGCGTGGGTGGTCAAATCATACCACCACCAGGCTATTTTCAGAAGGTTGCAGA GCACGTGCACAAGGCAGGAGGTGTATTTATTGCTGATGAAATTCAAGTTGGCTTTGGCAGGGTTGGCAGGCACTTTTGGGCATTCCAGCTTCAAGGAGAAGATTTTATACCTGATATTGTCACTATGGGGAAACCAATAGGAAATGGGCACCCTATTGCCTGTGtagcaacaacaaaagaaattgcAGAAGCATTTGCAGCCACAGGAGTAGAGTATTTTAATACA TTTGGAGGAAACCCTGTTTCATGTGCAATTGGATTAGCTGTGTTAGATGTGATTGAGAAGGAACACCTTCAGGCTCATGCCATGGAAATAGGCAACTTCTTGATGAAGCTACtcaaagagcagaaaaccaAACATCCCATCATTGGTGATGTCAG gggTTCTGGCTTATTCATTGGAGTGGACTTAATCAAGGATCAAGCAGAAAGGACCCCAGCCACAGAGGAAGCAGAGTATCTAATAACAAG ACTTAAGGAAGAATACATCCTACTGAGTACAGATGGGCCAGGAAGAAATGTGCTTAAGTTCAAGCCCCCAATGTGCTTCAATATGGAGGATGCAAAATTTGTTGTGGACACAATTGACAAAGTACTAACAG agatggaaaaagaatgTCTGAACCAGCAGAAAACATCCACTTGTTCTACCTGA
- the PHYKPL gene encoding 5-phosphohydroxy-L-lysine phospho-lyase isoform X2, producing the protein MWQGQRSRQETLALRQQLIGSSCKLFFSNDPVKIVKAKGQYMYDENGRRYLDCINNVAHVGHCHPDIVKAAHEQNQLLNTNSRYLHDNLVDYAERLSKTLPEKLCIFYFLNSGAYHGHLTSLIDISPYKFRNLEGQKEWVHVAPVPDTYRGVYREDHEDSVTAYANEVKIIIEQAQEKGRKIAAFFVESLPSVGGQIIPPPGYFQKVAEHVHKAGGVFIADEIQVGFGRVGRHFWAFQLQGEDFIPDIVTMGKPIGNGHPIACVATTKEIAEAFAATGVEYFNTFGGNPVSCAIGLAVLDVIEKEHLQAHAMEIGNFLMKLLKEQKTKHPIIGDVRGSGLFIGVDLIKDQAERTPATEEAEYLITRLKEEYILLSTDGPGRNVLKFKPPMCFNMEDAKFVVDTIDKVLTEMEKECLNQQKTSTCST; encoded by the exons ATGTGGCAGGGGCAGCGCTCCCGGCAGGAGACCCTGGCCTTGCGGCAGCAGCTCATCGG CTCTTCTTGCaagctgtttttttctaatgatcCGGTGAAGATCGTAAAGGCGAAAGGCCAGTATATGTATGATGAGAATGGAAGACGGTACCTTGACTGCATAAACAATGTTGCTCATG TTGGACATTGTCACCCCGATATAGTAAAAGCGGCCCATGAACAAAATCAATTGTTAAATACAAATTCTCGTTATCTTCATGACAACTTGGTTGATTATGCAGAGAGACTTTCAAAAACGCTACCTGAGAAGTTatgcatcttttattttttgaactCTGG TGCTTACCACGGACATCTGACATCCTTGATTGACATAAGCCCATATAAATTCAGAAATCTAGAAGGACAAAAGGAATGGGTCCACGTG GCTCCAGTTCCAGACACATACAGAGGAGTTTACAGAGAAGACCATGAAGATTCAGTAACAGCCTATGCTAACGAAGTGAAAATCATTATTGAGCAAGCacaggagaaaggcagaaag attgctgctttttttgttgaatCTCTGCCGAGCGTGGGTGGTCAAATCATACCACCACCAGGCTATTTTCAGAAGGTTGCAGA GCACGTGCACAAGGCAGGAGGTGTATTTATTGCTGATGAAATTCAAGTTGGCTTTGGCAGGGTTGGCAGGCACTTTTGGGCATTCCAGCTTCAAGGAGAAGATTTTATACCTGATATTGTCACTATGGGGAAACCAATAGGAAATGGGCACCCTATTGCCTGTGtagcaacaacaaaagaaattgcAGAAGCATTTGCAGCCACAGGAGTAGAGTATTTTAATACA TTTGGAGGAAACCCTGTTTCATGTGCAATTGGATTAGCTGTGTTAGATGTGATTGAGAAGGAACACCTTCAGGCTCATGCCATGGAAATAGGCAACTTCTTGATGAAGCTACtcaaagagcagaaaaccaAACATCCCATCATTGGTGATGTCAG gggTTCTGGCTTATTCATTGGAGTGGACTTAATCAAGGATCAAGCAGAAAGGACCCCAGCCACAGAGGAAGCAGAGTATCTAATAACAAG ACTTAAGGAAGAATACATCCTACTGAGTACAGATGGGCCAGGAAGAAATGTGCTTAAGTTCAAGCCCCCAATGTGCTTCAATATGGAGGATGCAAAATTTGTTGTGGACACAATTGACAAAGTACTAACAG agatggaaaaagaatgTCTGAACCAGCAGAAAACATCCACTTGTTCTACCTGA
- the HNRNPAB gene encoding heterogeneous nuclear ribonucleoprotein A/B isoform X2, whose translation MSEAEQQLAAAAGATQNGHEAAESAGEQQAETGGAPAAAGAAAAVAATAGTAAAGAGPAAGTAGAAASQNGAEGDQINASKNEEDAGKMFVGGLSWDTSKKDLKDYFTKFGEVTDCTIKMDPNTGRSRGFGFILFKEPGSVEKVLEQKEHRLDGRLIDPKKAMAMKKDPVKKIFVGGLNPEATEEKIREYFGEFGEIEAIELPMDPKTNKRRGFVFITFKEEDPVKKVLEKKFHNVSGSKCEIKVAQPKEVYQQQQFSSGGGRGSYGGRGRGGRGGGQGSANYGKTPRRGGHQNNYKPY comes from the exons ATGTCCGAAGCGGAGCAGCAGTTGGCGGCCGCCGCCGGCGCCACCCAGAACGGGCACGAAGCGGCCGAGAGCGCCGGAGAGCAGCAGGCCGAAACCGGCGGGgctccggcggcggcgggcgcagCGGCGGCGGTTGCAGCGACGGCGGGAACAGCGGCGGCAGGAGCCGGACCGGCGGCGGGAACAGCGGGGGCGGCCGCCAGCCAGAACGGAGCCGAAGGCGACCAGATCAACGCCAGCAAGAACGAGGAGGACGCGGG GAAGATGTTTGTTGGCGGCCTCAGTTGGGATACAAGCAAAAAAGACTTGAAAGATTACTTCACCAAATTTGGTGAGGTAACCGACTGTACGATAAAGATGGACCCTAACACAGGAAGATCCAGAGGCTTTGGATTTATTCTCTTCAAAGAACCCGGGAGTGTTGAAAAG GTTCTGGAACAGAAAGAACACAGGCTAGATGGACGACTAATTGACCCTAAGAAGGCCATGGCAATGAAAAAGGATccagtgaagaaaatatttgttggTGGACTAAACCCAGAagccacagaagagaaaatcagGGAATACTTTGGAGAGTTTGGAGAG ATTGAAGCAATTGAACTTCCAATGGATCCAAAGACCAACAAAAGGAGGGGGTTTGTCTTCATCACTTTCAAGGAAGAGGATCCAGTGAAGAAGGTTTTGGAGAAGAAATTCCATAACGTCAGTGGAAGCAAG tgcgAGATTAAGGTAGCACAGCCAAAAGAAGTATACCAGCAGCAACAGTTCAGTAGTGGCGGAGGAAGAGGTAGCTatggaggaagaggcagaggtGGAAGAGGCGGTG GTCAAGGCAGTGCAAATTATGGGAAGACACCAAGACGTGGTGGTCATCAGAATAACTACAAGCCATATTGA